A single region of the Buteo buteo chromosome 16, bButBut1.hap1.1, whole genome shotgun sequence genome encodes:
- the LOC142039921 gene encoding cytosolic 5'-nucleotidase 1A-like, which yields MAEPESTVINTNVEQKDPSKALVIAVTTRAIFNLEEEHKLYLEKGKEEYIRHQQANQDKPLPPGTAFAFIQAAQYVNEKILESTPAEKDLFDILVLSNNSPESGARIINSAKHYGLEISKFCFVSDEDSTQYLKSHGVKLFLSADRTDVCNALRRGVSAALIFQQEVQAPSTPLRVVFDGDAVLFSDETDKVFREQGLEGAMQYERAMEAVPMGEGPLKAFAMHLGKMRKKFSQEKSPIRTYLVTARSGRDMGIRAIKTLREWGLAIDEAFFMDGAPKGPILAQIQPHIFFDDGLHNIQGAQNVGVPSAWVPSCC from the exons ATGGCAGAGCCTGAAAGCACAGTCATAAACACCAATGTGGAACAG AAAGACCCCAGCAAGGCACTGGTCATTGCAGTGACCACCAGAGCCATCTTCAACCTGGAGGAGGAGCACAAGCTCTACCTGGAGAAGGGCAAGGAGGAATACATAAGGCACCAGCAGGCCAACCAGGACAAGCCCCTGCCACCAGGCACGGCCTTTGCCTTCATCCAG GCAGCGCAGTATGTGAATGAGAAGATCCTGGAGAGCACCCCAGCAGAGAAGGACCTCTTTGACATCCTGGTGCTCTCCAACAACAGCCCGGAGAGCGGTGCACGCATCATCAACAGCGCCAAACACTACG GCCTGGAGATCTCCAAGTTCTGCTTCGTCAGCGACGAGGACTCCACACAGTACCTCAAGTCCCACGGGGTCAAGCTCTTCCTCTCAGCTGACAGGACAGATGTCTGCAATGCCCTCCGGAGAG GGGTCTCCGCAGCGCTCATCTTCCAGCAGGAGGTGCaggcccccagcaccccactcCGCGTGGTGTTCGATGGGGATGCCGTGCTCTTCTCCGATGAGACGGACAAGGTCTTCcgggagcaggggctggagggCGCAATGCAGTACGAGAGGGCGATGGAGGCCGTGCCCATGGGAGAG GGTCCCCTGAAGGCTTTTGCCATGCACCTTGGGAAGATGCGCAAGAAGTTCAGCCAGGAAAAATCCCCAATCCGCACCTACTTGGTGACTGCCCGCAGCGGCCGGGACATGGGCATCCGAGCCATCAAGACGCTCCGAGAATGGGGTCTGGCCATTGACGAGGCTTTCTTCATGGACGGGGCTCCAAAGGGCCCCATCCTTGCCCAGATCCAGCCCCACATTTTCTTTGATGATGGGCTTCATAACATCCAGGGGGCTCAAAATGTGGGTGTACCCTCTGCCTGGGTCCCCTCTTGCTGCTGA